In the Hyphomonadaceae bacterium BL14 genome, one interval contains:
- a CDS encoding deoxyguanosinetriphosphate triphosphohydrolase has translation MTHARAPYACDPARSRGRAFAQPESAMRTAFQRDRDRIIHSSAFRRLKEKTQVFVAHEGDAYRTRLTHSLEVAQIARTLARALYVDEDLAEAAALAHDLGHPPFGHSGEDALQDAMSDFGGFDHNAQTLRVITKLEHRYPQFEGLNLSWETLEGVVKHNGPLLAPGAGPEGLAWGFTAYEGWRALELHTHAGVEAQIAALSDDIAYNNHDIDDGLRSGILTLDQLLDLPLVGDVFRGVRARYPGIGEDILIHEAVRELIGLMVADVLTETRLRLQQCAADSPDAVRALNEPVVAFSESMTEKLAAVRRFLYANLYLHYKVKRMKEKGKRVVRDLFAAFLSDPGLLPTTWQKSCDGAGGQATARAVCDYIAGMTDRYAVDEHRKLFSVDGWR, from the coding sequence ATGACACACGCCCGCGCCCCCTATGCCTGTGATCCGGCCCGCAGCCGGGGGCGCGCGTTCGCGCAGCCTGAAAGCGCCATGCGCACCGCGTTTCAGCGCGACCGCGACCGCATCATCCATTCCAGCGCGTTCCGGCGCCTGAAAGAGAAGACCCAGGTTTTCGTCGCCCATGAAGGCGACGCCTACCGCACCCGCCTCACCCACTCACTGGAAGTCGCCCAGATCGCCCGCACCCTGGCGCGCGCGCTGTACGTTGACGAAGACCTCGCCGAGGCCGCCGCGCTCGCCCATGATCTGGGCCATCCGCCGTTCGGGCATTCCGGCGAGGATGCGCTGCAGGACGCCATGTCCGACTTTGGCGGGTTCGACCACAACGCCCAGACCCTGCGGGTGATCACCAAGCTGGAACATCGCTATCCGCAGTTCGAAGGCCTCAATCTCTCGTGGGAGACGCTGGAAGGCGTGGTCAAGCACAACGGCCCCCTGCTGGCCCCGGGCGCCGGGCCAGAAGGGCTGGCCTGGGGGTTCACCGCCTATGAAGGCTGGCGCGCGCTGGAGCTGCATACCCATGCCGGGGTAGAGGCGCAGATCGCGGCGCTGTCAGACGACATCGCCTACAATAATCATGACATCGACGACGGGCTGCGGTCCGGGATACTGACCCTCGATCAGCTCCTCGATTTGCCGCTGGTGGGCGATGTGTTCCGCGGCGTGCGCGCGCGCTATCCCGGCATTGGAGAAGACATTCTCATTCACGAAGCCGTGCGCGAGCTGATCGGGCTGATGGTCGCCGACGTCCTGACCGAAACCCGCCTTCGGCTTCAGCAGTGCGCCGCCGACAGCCCGGATGCCGTGCGCGCGCTGAATGAACCGGTGGTGGCTTTCTCCGAAAGCATGACCGAGAAACTCGCCGCCGTGCGCCGCTTCCTCTATGCGAACCTGTACTTGCACTACAAGGTCAAGCGCATGAAAGAAAAAGGCAAACGTGTGGTGCGCGACCTGTTCGCAGCCTTCCTGAGCGATCCAGGGCTCCTGCCCACCACTTGGCAGAAATCCTGTGATGGCGCGGGCGGTCAGGCCACGGCGCGGGCGGTGTGCGACTATATCGCCGGCATGACCGACCGCTACGCCGTAGACGAGCATCGCAAGCTGTTCAGCGTCGACGGCTGGCGCTGA
- a CDS encoding nitroreductase: MTVSEALKARISTRAFLDTPVSKAEIEAILEEARWAASGGNLQPWHVIAVAGEARQRVMDAVQEKLKTDPFANEADFPVYPESLWEPFRSRRFQVGEDMYALLGVPREDKGARFAHLMENYRFFGAPQALFFAIDARMNPNQWAHLGMFMMCVCLAAQARGLATCMQEAWTPHCRTVGKALGVEVPLQIYCGLAIGHADPDAVVNRLRSRRAEVDEFTRFEGF; the protein is encoded by the coding sequence ATGACCGTTTCCGAGGCGCTCAAAGCGCGCATTTCCACGCGCGCGTTTCTCGACACGCCGGTTTCGAAAGCCGAGATCGAGGCGATCCTGGAGGAGGCGCGCTGGGCGGCGTCGGGCGGCAATCTTCAGCCCTGGCATGTGATTGCAGTGGCCGGCGAGGCGCGCCAGCGCGTCATGGACGCGGTGCAGGAGAAGCTCAAAACCGATCCCTTCGCCAATGAGGCCGATTTCCCGGTGTACCCTGAGAGCCTGTGGGAGCCCTTTCGCTCGCGCCGCTTCCAGGTGGGCGAGGACATGTATGCTCTGCTGGGCGTGCCGCGCGAGGACAAGGGCGCGCGCTTTGCCCATCTGATGGAGAATTACCGCTTTTTCGGCGCGCCCCAGGCGCTGTTCTTCGCCATCGACGCGCGCATGAACCCGAACCAGTGGGCGCATCTGGGGATGTTCATGATGTGCGTGTGCCTGGCGGCGCAGGCGCGGGGCCTCGCCACCTGCATGCAGGAAGCCTGGACGCCCCATTGCCGCACGGTGGGGAAGGCGCTGGGCGTGGAGGTGCCGCTGCAAATCTATTGCGGCTTGGCCATCGGCCATGCCGACCCGGACGCGGTGGTGAACCGGCTGCGATCGCGCCGCGCCGAGGTGGATGAGTTCACCCGGTTTGAGGGGTTTTAG
- a CDS encoding iron-sulfur cluster assembly accessory protein, with the protein MSEPQITLSASAARQIKAITQSQNAAFLRVSVVGGGCSGFSYKYDLENEAAGDDLRIERDGAVVLVDPMSVEFLDKSEIDYVDELIGASFQIRNPNAVAACGCGVSFAV; encoded by the coding sequence ATGAGCGAACCTCAGATCACGCTATCGGCCTCGGCGGCCCGCCAGATCAAGGCGATCACCCAGAGCCAGAACGCCGCCTTCCTGCGGGTGTCGGTGGTGGGCGGGGGCTGTTCGGGCTTTTCCTACAAGTATGATCTGGAGAACGAGGCGGCCGGGGATGATCTGCGCATCGAGCGCGATGGCGCGGTAGTGCTGGTCGATCCCATGAGCGTGGAGTTTCTGGACAAATCCGAGATCGACTATGTCGACGAGCTGATCGGCGCCAGCTTCCAGATCCGCAATCCCAACGCGGTGGCCGCCTGCGGCTGCGGCGTCAGCTTCGCTGTCTGA
- the gltA gene encoding citrate synthase: MKNKVENKGAAQLTINGKTYDLPVLAGSVGPDVIDIRTLYRDAGVFTYDPGFTSTASCESQITYIDGDEGVLLYRGYPIDQLADNASFIETAYLLLHGDLPTKDELHSFDWTIRRHTMLHDQFDQFFRGFRRDAHPMAIMVGTVGALSAFYHDSTDINDLQARTISAHRMIAKMPTIAARAYKYSIGQPFITPRNELDYAGNFLRMCFAVPAEDYEVSPTLARAMDKIFILHADHEQNASTSTVRLAGSSGANPFACIASGIASLWGPAHGGANEAALTMLEEIGSVDRIPEYVRKAKDKNDPFRLMGFGHRVYKNYDPRAKVMRDTCHAVLDELGVRDEPLLAVAMELERIALEDEYFVEKKLYPNIDFYSGITLRAMGFPTDMFTVLFAVARTVGWIAQWSEMIEDPSQKIGRPRQVFTGSPERAYVKLDKR, from the coding sequence ATGAAAAACAAGGTTGAGAACAAGGGCGCAGCCCAGCTGACGATTAACGGCAAAACCTATGACCTGCCGGTATTGGCCGGCTCGGTGGGTCCGGACGTGATCGACATCCGCACCCTCTACCGCGATGCCGGTGTGTTCACCTACGATCCCGGCTTCACCTCCACCGCCAGCTGTGAAAGCCAGATCACCTATATCGACGGTGACGAGGGCGTGCTGCTCTATCGCGGCTATCCCATCGACCAGCTGGCCGACAATGCCAGCTTCATCGAAACCGCCTATCTCCTGCTGCATGGCGATCTGCCCACGAAGGACGAGCTGCACAGCTTCGACTGGACGATCCGCCGGCACACCATGCTGCACGACCAGTTCGACCAGTTTTTCCGCGGTTTCCGCCGCGACGCCCACCCGATGGCGATCATGGTCGGCACGGTTGGCGCGCTCAGCGCCTTCTATCACGACTCCACCGACATCAATGATCTGCAGGCGCGCACCATCTCGGCCCATCGCATGATTGCAAAAATGCCGACCATCGCCGCGCGCGCCTACAAATACTCCATCGGCCAGCCGTTCATCACGCCGCGCAACGAGCTCGATTATGCGGGCAATTTCCTGCGCATGTGCTTTGCTGTCCCGGCCGAGGATTACGAGGTGTCCCCCACCCTCGCGCGCGCCATGGACAAGATTTTCATCCTGCACGCCGATCACGAGCAGAACGCCTCCACCTCCACGGTGCGTCTGGCCGGCTCTTCGGGTGCCAATCCCTTTGCCTGCATTGCGTCGGGGATCGCCTCGCTGTGGGGTCCGGCCCATGGCGGTGCCAATGAAGCCGCGCTCACCATGCTCGAAGAGATCGGCTCGGTTGACCGCATTCCCGAATATGTCCGCAAGGCCAAGGACAAGAATGATCCTTTCCGCCTGATGGGCTTCGGTCACCGCGTCTACAAGAATTACGACCCGCGCGCCAAGGTGATGCGCGACACCTGCCACGCCGTGCTGGACGAGCTGGGCGTGCGCGACGAACCGCTGCTGGCCGTGGCCATGGAGCTGGAGCGCATTGCGCTGGAGGACGAGTATTTCGTCGAGAAGAAGCTCTACCCCAATATCGACTTCTATTCGGGTATCACCCTGCGGGCGATGGGCTTCCCCACCGACATGTTCACCGTGCTGTTCGCCGTGGCGCGCACCGTGGGCTGGATCGCCCAGTGGAGCGAGATGATCGAGGACCCCAGCCAGAAGATCGGCCGCCCGCGCCAGGTCTTCACCGGCTCGCCCGAGCGCGCATACGTGAAGCTGGACAAGCGGTAG
- a CDS encoding S9 family peptidase, whose translation MKLLAFTAGAVLAVSSAASAQGTTNPLQFADVFSLEMAADVQISPDGRTIAYQRRSNDIMTDRARGSIWVVNFDGTGHRPLVTGSGDYASPVWTPDSSRLVYLSNEDGQTELRMAWTSDARSARLARLPRGASQISISPDGTLIAFTMFVPGQGVQVDIGLPERPQGAEWAAAPRVDETIAYQADGIGDLPPGAAQIHVMASDGGAPRQLTRIASGSISGLTWTADSAEILFSHGGRAQDGFDFRESDIWAVRAADGETRQITDLPGAERAPRLSPDGRTLAFLRTDRETFSHQDNRLYTMPLSGGEPSRLLSDLDRGIAQAEWDGTGRGLWVRFDDVGHTVLGYAGLSGGLDRITDRIGGLTIGRPYTSGMFSVSTNGRWAAPLASAQDLANVGAGQRRGAARTLTDLNAGVLGARDLARVERFIWESSADGREIEGWIAYPPGFDADRQWPMILEIHGGPHTAYGPQFSGQVQLMAAAGYVVFYTNPRGSTSYGQDFANLIDKDYPGRDVDDLESGVDALIARGFIDEDRLYVTGGSGGGVLTAWLIGTNERWRAAAVGKPVINWTSFALASDIGPVIHRYWFGVTPWDEPEEYWRRSPLSLVGNVSAPTMVFVGAEDRRTPVAEAEQYYNALQIRGIESRLVRIPDTFHGIADSRPSRLLYKTGHIIAWFNQHGGQEADGD comes from the coding sequence ATGAAACTGCTTGCGTTCACTGCAGGGGCCGTCCTGGCCGTCTCGTCCGCCGCGTCTGCCCAGGGCACGACGAACCCGCTGCAGTTCGCCGATGTGTTCAGCCTGGAAATGGCTGCGGACGTGCAGATCAGCCCCGACGGGCGCACCATCGCCTATCAGCGCCGCTCCAATGACATCATGACGGACCGCGCGCGCGGGTCGATCTGGGTGGTCAATTTCGACGGGACCGGGCACCGCCCCCTGGTCACCGGTTCCGGCGATTACGCCAGCCCCGTCTGGACCCCGGATTCCAGCCGTCTGGTCTATCTCTCCAACGAAGATGGACAGACCGAACTGCGCATGGCCTGGACCAGTGATGCGCGCAGCGCGCGCCTGGCCCGCCTGCCCCGCGGCGCCTCGCAGATCAGCATCTCGCCCGACGGCACCCTGATCGCCTTCACCATGTTTGTGCCGGGACAAGGCGTACAGGTGGATATCGGTTTGCCCGAGCGGCCCCAGGGCGCTGAATGGGCAGCCGCGCCGCGCGTGGACGAGACCATCGCCTATCAGGCCGACGGCATCGGTGATCTGCCGCCGGGCGCGGCGCAGATTCATGTCATGGCGTCCGATGGCGGTGCGCCGCGCCAGCTCACGCGCATCGCAAGCGGGTCGATCAGCGGGCTGACCTGGACAGCCGACAGCGCCGAAATCCTCTTCAGCCATGGTGGCCGCGCACAGGACGGGTTCGATTTTCGCGAATCCGACATCTGGGCGGTGCGCGCCGCGGACGGCGAGACGCGCCAGATCACCGACCTGCCCGGCGCTGAACGCGCGCCGCGCCTGAGCCCGGACGGGCGCACACTGGCCTTCCTGCGCACGGACCGCGAGACCTTCTCCCATCAGGACAACCGGCTCTACACCATGCCCCTGTCGGGCGGCGAACCAAGCCGCCTGCTGTCCGATCTCGACCGGGGCATCGCCCAGGCCGAGTGGGACGGGACCGGGCGCGGCCTGTGGGTGCGCTTTGACGATGTGGGCCATACGGTGCTGGGCTATGCCGGGCTCAGTGGCGGGCTGGACCGGATCACGGACCGCATCGGGGGGCTGACCATCGGACGGCCCTACACATCGGGCATGTTCTCGGTCTCCACCAATGGCCGCTGGGCCGCCCCGCTGGCCAGCGCGCAGGACCTCGCCAATGTGGGCGCGGGCCAGCGCCGGGGCGCGGCACGCACTCTCACCGACCTCAATGCCGGGGTTCTGGGCGCGCGCGATCTGGCGCGCGTGGAGCGTTTCATCTGGGAGAGCTCGGCCGACGGGCGCGAGATAGAGGGCTGGATCGCCTATCCGCCGGGCTTCGACGCTGACCGCCAATGGCCGATGATCCTGGAAATTCATGGCGGCCCACACACGGCTTACGGCCCGCAATTCTCCGGTCAGGTCCAATTGATGGCCGCCGCAGGTTATGTGGTGTTCTACACCAATCCGCGCGGCTCAACCTCCTACGGCCAGGACTTCGCCAATCTCATCGACAAGGACTATCCCGGTCGCGATGTGGATGATCTGGAATCGGGCGTCGACGCCCTGATCGCGCGCGGTTTCATTGATGAAGACCGGCTCTATGTCACTGGCGGATCCGGCGGCGGTGTGCTCACCGCATGGCTGATCGGGACGAACGAGCGCTGGCGCGCGGCAGCCGTGGGCAAGCCGGTGATCAACTGGACCAGCTTTGCGCTGGCCTCCGATATCGGTCCGGTGATCCATCGCTACTGGTTCGGCGTGACGCCCTGGGACGAGCCTGAGGAATACTGGCGCCGCTCGCCGCTGTCGCTGGTTGGCAATGTGAGCGCCCCCACCATGGTGTTTGTCGGCGCCGAGGACCGGCGCACGCCCGTGGCCGAGGCCGAGCAGTATTACAACGCCCTGCAGATCCGCGGGATCGAGAGCCGGCTGGTGCGCATCCCGGACACTTTCCACGGCATCGCCGATTCCCGCCCTTCGCGCTTGTTGTACAAGACCGGCCACATCATCGCCTGGTTCAACCAGCATGGCGGGCAGGAGGCAGACGGAGACTGA
- the gltX gene encoding glutamate--tRNA ligase translates to MQNKRTIITRFAPSPTGYLHIGGARTALFSALFARRHGGQFKLRIEDTDRARSTDDAVAAILDGMRWLGLDWDGEPVSQFARAERHREVVDALIARGAAFRCWCTPDEVETLRQAAFDEGRALRSPWRDRDPSDGPDAPYVVRFKAPERDVAIQDGVQGEVRWAAKEFDDLVLLRSDGAPTYNLAVVVDDHDMGITHVIRGDDHLVNGGRQTQIYDALGWTVPHFAHIPLIHGPDGKKLSKRHGALGVEAYRDMGYLPEGLRNYLLRLGWSHGDKELFTDAEMIAAFDLAGLNKAPARLDFDKMASVNAFHMKRAESGRLTDLLWARLETKPGLRLDDTGRAWVRASMDALKERAATLAELEEQVYFMLQLRPVALAGKTAKALDEDALARLGRLRLTLASHNDWSEAALGDALKAFAEAEGVGFGKIGQPLRAAMTGGAPAPDMSFVLAILGRDEVLARLDDVI, encoded by the coding sequence GTGCAAAATAAACGAACGATCATCACGCGCTTTGCGCCCTCGCCCACGGGTTATCTGCATATCGGCGGAGCCCGCACGGCGCTGTTCAGTGCCCTCTTCGCCCGCCGCCATGGCGGACAGTTCAAGCTGCGTATCGAAGACACGGACCGGGCCCGCTCCACAGACGACGCCGTCGCCGCAATCCTCGACGGCATGCGCTGGCTGGGCCTCGACTGGGACGGTGAACCGGTATCCCAGTTTGCGCGCGCAGAGCGCCACCGTGAAGTGGTCGATGCGCTGATCGCCCGCGGAGCTGCCTTTCGCTGCTGGTGCACCCCGGACGAGGTCGAAACCCTGCGCCAGGCCGCGTTCGACGAAGGCCGCGCCCTGCGGTCGCCCTGGCGCGACCGGGACCCGTCCGACGGCCCTGACGCACCCTATGTCGTGCGCTTCAAGGCACCCGAACGCGATGTCGCCATCCAGGACGGCGTCCAGGGCGAAGTGCGCTGGGCGGCCAAGGAATTTGATGATCTGGTGCTGCTGCGCTCCGATGGCGCGCCGACCTATAATCTGGCCGTCGTGGTCGATGACCACGATATGGGCATCACCCATGTGATCCGCGGCGATGACCACCTGGTCAATGGTGGGCGCCAGACCCAGATCTATGATGCGCTGGGCTGGACCGTCCCGCACTTCGCCCACATCCCGCTGATCCACGGACCGGACGGCAAGAAGCTGTCCAAGCGCCATGGCGCGCTGGGCGTGGAGGCCTATCGCGACATGGGCTATCTGCCCGAGGGGCTGCGCAATTATCTGCTGCGCCTGGGCTGGTCGCATGGCGACAAAGAGCTGTTCACCGATGCCGAGATGATCGCCGCCTTTGATCTGGCGGGCCTGAACAAAGCGCCTGCCCGGCTCGACTTTGACAAGATGGCCAGCGTCAACGCCTTCCATATGAAGCGCGCGGAGTCCGGTCGCCTGACCGATCTACTGTGGGCGCGGCTGGAGACGAAACCCGGCTTGCGCCTCGACGACACGGGCCGTGCCTGGGTGCGCGCCAGCATGGACGCGCTGAAAGAGCGCGCCGCCACCCTCGCCGAACTGGAAGAACAGGTCTATTTTATGCTGCAGTTGCGTCCTGTGGCGCTGGCGGGCAAAACCGCCAAGGCTCTGGACGAAGACGCGCTGGCGCGTCTGGGCCGCCTGCGTTTGACGCTCGCCAGTCACAATGACTGGAGCGAGGCGGCGCTGGGCGATGCCTTGAAAGCATTCGCCGAAGCCGAAGGGGTCGGTTTCGGCAAGATCGGGCAGCCGCTGCGGGCGGCGATGACAGGGGGCGCGCCCGCGCCCGATATGAGTTTCGTGCTGGCCATCCTTGGACGCGACGAAGTCCTGGCCCGGCTCGATGATGTGATTTGA
- a CDS encoding TonB-dependent receptor — protein MHSRLSRAAILLGAASTLCLGAAAASASQETGGQAQSAQQVLRDVVTITGTKRPGGVDVQDAPVAVTAYSGAQLEALQFQDLASLSYLMPNVQLEDIGTAPGIANFTIRGIGINSSIPSVDPTVGVFIDGVYQGINAGLVFDNFDLEGIEVLRGPQGILFGRNVTGGAVLIRTTTPSQDPSLNLSAGVETGLRYTVSGVANGPLGPTLSAKLALYYSDDEGWFTNEFDGSDHGASETFIVRPAAAWRPNDDFELIVRGQYSDISGDGPSGQNHLNGSGVGGLFPRDSFRFSINEPGSSETITKSVTVEANWRVGFGDGTITNIYGWRDVEGLSTSDIDATPGFLFHADASNLQDQWSNELRYAGTFNSVDVTAGLFYFDQTINYVERRRLLGGALVPIGGGFIDHSTWGAFAQADARASDRLTVSVGGRYSHETKDARIQALLPGAPCVFGTGCTVPAGGPGVFVDSDSWSSFAPRIGLQYQLEDDRQVYASWTRGFRSGGYNLRNTDPTTPPGPFDEEQVDSYEVGFKADFADGAFRLNAAAFWNEIEDMQREVNLPSAATGVVQLIQNTADARIRGFEVEARAFLSDSFMLHGQIGYVDGEYKSVLFDLNGDGAINAADLALDIPRLAPWTWGVGAIFDTPLAAWSGTSLTASVSYNFRDANAYTDNNLGFFDSAQILDASVGLGFHEGRATLSLYGKNLTDEVTFGGDTQLPAMLGPVPLGGTFSPLNRGRVIGLELRVRR, from the coding sequence ATGCATTCACGTCTTTCACGGGCGGCGATCCTGCTCGGTGCGGCCTCTACGCTTTGCCTTGGTGCCGCAGCCGCCTCTGCATCTCAGGAAACCGGCGGTCAAGCCCAGAGCGCGCAGCAAGTGCTGCGCGATGTCGTCACCATCACCGGCACCAAACGGCCCGGTGGGGTGGATGTCCAGGACGCGCCGGTGGCGGTCACCGCCTATTCCGGCGCACAGCTTGAGGCGCTCCAGTTCCAGGACCTGGCATCGCTGAGCTATCTGATGCCGAACGTGCAGCTGGAAGACATCGGCACGGCACCGGGTATCGCGAACTTCACAATCCGCGGCATCGGCATCAACAGCTCCATTCCCAGCGTTGACCCCACTGTGGGCGTGTTCATCGACGGGGTCTATCAGGGCATCAATGCCGGGCTGGTCTTCGACAATTTCGATCTGGAAGGGATCGAAGTCCTGCGCGGACCACAAGGCATTCTGTTCGGACGCAACGTCACGGGGGGTGCGGTGCTTATCCGCACGACCACCCCGAGCCAGGACCCGAGCCTCAATCTGAGCGCCGGAGTGGAGACAGGGCTGCGCTACACGGTGTCAGGGGTGGCGAACGGACCGCTGGGGCCGACCCTGTCAGCCAAGCTGGCGCTTTACTACAGTGACGACGAAGGCTGGTTCACCAATGAATTCGACGGGTCCGACCATGGCGCGTCGGAAACCTTCATCGTTCGCCCCGCGGCCGCCTGGCGCCCGAATGACGATTTCGAATTGATCGTGCGCGGTCAGTATTCGGATATCAGCGGCGATGGCCCGTCCGGGCAGAACCACTTGAACGGGTCGGGCGTGGGGGGATTGTTCCCGCGCGACAGCTTCCGCTTCTCCATCAACGAGCCGGGCAGTTCTGAGACCATCACCAAGAGTGTCACGGTGGAGGCGAACTGGCGGGTTGGCTTTGGCGACGGCACGATAACCAATATCTATGGATGGCGGGATGTCGAAGGCCTGTCCACCAGCGATATTGATGCCACGCCCGGCTTCCTGTTCCATGCCGATGCATCGAACTTGCAGGACCAGTGGTCGAACGAGCTGCGCTATGCCGGCACGTTCAACAGTGTCGATGTGACGGCGGGCCTGTTCTATTTTGACCAGACCATCAACTATGTCGAGCGCCGCCGCCTGCTGGGCGGAGCGCTGGTCCCCATTGGTGGCGGCTTTATCGACCACAGCACCTGGGGGGCCTTCGCACAGGCCGATGCGCGTGCCAGTGACCGGCTGACGGTGAGTGTCGGCGGGCGTTATTCCCATGAAACCAAGGATGCCCGCATTCAGGCGCTGCTGCCGGGCGCGCCCTGTGTCTTTGGCACCGGATGCACCGTGCCGGCTGGCGGGCCGGGTGTGTTCGTTGACAGCGATTCCTGGAGCTCCTTTGCGCCGCGGATCGGCCTCCAATACCAGCTTGAAGACGACCGTCAGGTCTATGCGTCCTGGACCCGCGGGTTCCGGTCGGGCGGATACAATCTGCGCAATACGGACCCGACCACCCCGCCGGGGCCTTTTGATGAGGAGCAGGTGGACAGCTACGAAGTCGGGTTCAAGGCTGATTTCGCCGACGGGGCGTTCCGCCTGAACGCTGCGGCGTTCTGGAACGAAATCGAAGACATGCAGCGAGAAGTGAACCTGCCCAGTGCAGCCACCGGCGTGGTCCAGCTGATCCAGAATACGGCGGACGCCCGCATCCGGGGTTTTGAGGTGGAAGCGCGCGCCTTCCTGTCTGACAGCTTCATGCTCCATGGCCAGATCGGTTATGTGGATGGGGAGTATAAGTCGGTCCTGTTCGACCTGAACGGTGACGGGGCGATCAACGCTGCCGATCTGGCGCTGGATATTCCGCGGCTGGCACCGTGGACCTGGGGCGTCGGGGCGATTTTCGACACGCCGCTGGCGGCCTGGAGCGGAACCAGTCTGACGGCCTCGGTCAGCTATAACTTCCGCGACGCGAACGCCTATACAGACAATAATCTGGGTTTCTTCGACTCCGCGCAGATACTGGACGCTTCGGTGGGGCTTGGTTTCCATGAGGGAAGGGCGACGCTGTCGCTGTACGGAAAGAACCTCACCGACGAGGTGACGTTCGGCGGCGACACCCAATTGCCTGCCATGCTTGGCCCCGTTCCGCTGGGCGGCACCTTTTCGCCACTCAACAGAGGCCGTGTCATCGGTCTGGAATTGCGCGTGCGGCGCTGA
- a CDS encoding YceI family protein: protein MRLFTARLAMALAASLAFAASASAEDWALDREASSVRATITVFNSPAEARFTDFDAEITLDPDNLAAARIDAVVRTGSATMTTRDYQQAMLSSEGLAPSAHPEARFVSDDVRAVDGGYEAHGVLTIRDMEEPVVLAFTLEIDGTRAVAAGQFEVSRSAFGISGSSWGAGNVGETVTVALHIEADAR, encoded by the coding sequence ATGCGCCTGTTCACCGCCCGCCTCGCCATGGCTCTGGCCGCGTCTCTCGCCTTTGCAGCATCCGCCTCCGCCGAGGACTGGGCACTGGACCGCGAGGCGAGCTCGGTGCGCGCCACGATCACCGTGTTCAACTCACCGGCTGAAGCCCGCTTCACCGATTTTGACGCCGAGATCACGCTCGATCCGGACAACCTCGCCGCCGCGCGCATCGACGCAGTGGTGCGCACCGGCAGCGCGACCATGACGACGCGTGATTATCAGCAGGCCATGCTGTCCAGCGAAGGCCTTGCACCCAGCGCTCACCCTGAGGCGCGCTTCGTTTCCGACGATGTGCGCGCGGTGGATGGCGGCTATGAGGCCCATGGCGTCCTGACCATCCGCGACATGGAAGAGCCGGTGGTGCTTGCGTTCACGCTGGAGATTGACGGGACCCGGGCCGTCGCGGCGGGTCAGTTCGAGGTGTCCCGCTCGGCGTTCGGGATCAGCGGGTCCAGCTGGGGTGCCGGCAATGTAGGCGAAACCGTCACCGTGGCCCTGCACATCGAGGCTGACGCGCGCTGA